The genomic interval CGGCCATCCGCTGCTGCGGCTCGCCTCGGTGATGGATCACACGCCGGGTCAGCGCCAGTGGCACGACCGCGAGCAATGGCGTCGTTTCCAGGAACGCAACGGCAAGCTGAGCGACGAACATGTCGAGACCGCGCTGGCCGAACTGTCGGTGGAACAGGCGCGTTACGCCGATGCGCACCGCCGCGAGATCGTCGCGCGTTGCAACCGGCTCGGCATTCCGGTGGCGAGCCACGACGACACGCTGATCGAACACGTCGAACAGGCCAAGCAGGAAGGCATTGTGCTCGCCGAATTCCCGACCACCCGCATCGCCGCCGAGGCCGCGCGCGAGCACGGCATTTCGACCATCATGGGCGCGCCGAACATCGTGCGCGGCGGGTCGCATTCGGGCAACGTGTCGGCGCTCGAACTGGCGCAGGCCGGCTTGCTCGATATCCTGTCGTCGGATTACGTGCCGTCTAGCCTGATGACCGCCGTGTTCGAACTGGTCGACAAAGCCGGCTGGACCTTGCCGCGCGCAATGTCGACGGTCTCCGCCGAACCGGCGCGCACTGCTGGTTTGCACGACCGCGGCGCGATCGAGAGCGGCTTGCGCGCGGACTTCGTGCGCGTGACGATGCTCGACAAGTT from Paraburkholderia phytofirmans PsJN carries:
- a CDS encoding alpha-D-ribose 1-methylphosphonate 5-triphosphate diphosphatase, yielding MLIRNARIVTRDEVFTGVLRVEDGVIRDVERGITSAREAEDWDGDYLLPGLIELHTDNLEKHLAPRPGVQWNTDAAFVIHDAQVAAAGITTVFDALAIGSRTNVGLRGRDLQTQCAASLTRFSERKLLRAEHFLHLRCEIATADVVEVFDSLCGHPLLRLASVMDHTPGQRQWHDREQWRRFQERNGKLSDEHVETALAELSVEQARYADAHRREIVARCNRLGIPVASHDDTLIEHVEQAKQEGIVLAEFPTTRIAAEAAREHGISTIMGAPNIVRGGSHSGNVSALELAQAGLLDILSSDYVPSSLMTAVFELVDKAGWTLPRAMSTVSAEPARTAGLHDRGAIESGLRADFVRVTMLDKLPVPRATYRGGARIV